ACCGGCTGCGCGACATCCACCGGACCAGCATCCGCGAACTCGAGGACGGCCTGGCTCCCGAGCTGCGCGAAGAACTCGAGCGGCTGACGCTGCCCTTCACCGAGGACAGCGTGCCGTCCGATGCCGAACTGCGCATCGCCCAGGCGCAGTTGGTCGGCTGGCTGGAAGGCCTGTTCCACGGCATCCAGACGGCGTTGTTCGCCCAGCAGATGGCTGCCCGCGCACAGCTCGAGCAGATGCGCCAGGGCGCCCTCCCGCCGGGTCTGCAGGTCCCTGGCGGACAGCGCGGTGGCACGTCGCA
Above is a window of Mycolicibacterium boenickei DNA encoding:
- a CDS encoding bacterial proteasome activator family protein — translated: MTINPDDDNIEILASTSDETDAEADGKSLTDLVEQPAKVMRIGTMIKQLLEEVRAAPLDDASRNRLRDIHRTSIRELEDGLAPELREELERLTLPFTEDSVPSDAELRIAQAQLVGWLEGLFHGIQTALFAQQMAARAQLEQMRQGALPPGLQVPGGQRGGTSHPGTGQYL